The Lentzea guizhouensis genome contains a region encoding:
- a CDS encoding Gfo/Idh/MocA family protein: MARRRYAVVGTGARAGRHVHAIAVEHAETCELVAFADVNRTRMAAHNDRLTEWGVEPVPVYAAEDFLVMLEEQRVDVVVVTTVDRYHDTYIVEALDAGRDVVTEKPMTTDVPSARKILDAVHRNDGNVTVTFNYRYNPIHEKVRALLADGAVGEIGSVHFEWLLDTRHGADYFRRWHRDKANSGGLMVHKATHHFDLLNWWVGSVPETVYAHGRLFFYGNENGQRHGYADDERFAFDLKKDDWLKKLYLDARHEDGYRRDQNPFEPGVSIEDDMSVLVRYASGADLTYHLTAYSPWEGYRLMVNGSRGRLELEVVENAWVSSQHPAVHGVRANPEEGWAKLSVQRLFERREDIPLDFDRDGHGGADQRMVDALYGPPGQKDPLGRRATHYDGTLSLLTGFAANRSFETGTPVRVADVIDLR, translated from the coding sequence ATGGCTCGCAGGCGGTACGCCGTGGTCGGCACGGGAGCACGGGCCGGGCGGCACGTCCACGCCATCGCCGTCGAGCACGCGGAGACCTGCGAGCTCGTGGCGTTCGCCGACGTCAACCGCACGCGAATGGCCGCGCACAACGACCGGCTCACCGAGTGGGGTGTGGAACCGGTCCCCGTCTACGCCGCCGAGGACTTCCTCGTGATGCTGGAGGAGCAACGGGTCGACGTCGTCGTCGTGACCACTGTCGACCGCTACCACGACACCTACATCGTCGAGGCGCTGGACGCGGGCCGTGACGTCGTGACGGAGAAGCCGATGACGACGGATGTGCCGTCGGCGCGCAAGATCTTGGACGCGGTGCACCGCAACGACGGCAACGTGACGGTCACGTTCAACTACCGCTACAACCCGATCCACGAAAAGGTGCGCGCGCTGCTCGCCGACGGAGCTGTCGGTGAGATCGGGTCCGTGCACTTCGAGTGGCTGCTCGACACCCGGCACGGCGCCGACTACTTCCGCCGCTGGCACCGCGACAAGGCCAACTCCGGCGGTCTGATGGTGCACAAGGCCACGCACCACTTCGACCTGCTCAACTGGTGGGTCGGCAGCGTGCCGGAGACCGTGTACGCGCACGGGCGGTTGTTCTTCTACGGCAACGAGAACGGCCAACGCCACGGGTACGCGGACGACGAGCGGTTCGCGTTCGACCTGAAGAAGGACGACTGGCTCAAGAAGCTCTACCTCGACGCACGGCACGAGGACGGCTATCGGCGCGACCAGAACCCGTTCGAGCCAGGGGTGTCCATTGAGGACGACATGTCCGTGCTCGTCCGCTACGCCAGCGGCGCCGACCTGACGTACCACCTCACGGCCTACTCGCCGTGGGAGGGCTACCGGCTGATGGTCAACGGCAGCAGGGGCCGGTTGGAGCTGGAGGTAGTGGAGAACGCGTGGGTGTCGAGTCAGCACCCGGCGGTGCATGGCGTGCGGGCCAACCCGGAGGAGGGCTGGGCGAAGCTGTCCGTGCAGCGGTTGTTCGAACGGCGCGAGGACATCCCGCTGGACTTCGACCGGGACGGCCACGGCGGTGCCGACCAGCGCATGGTCGACGCGCTGTACGGGCCGCCGGGCCAGAAAGACCCGTTGGGACGCAGGGCAACGCACTACGACGGCACGCTGTCGCTGCTGACCGGGTTCGCCGCGAACCGCAGCTTCGAGACCGGGACACCGGTCAGAGTCGCCGACGTGATCGACCTGCGCTGA
- a CDS encoding Gfo/Idh/MocA family protein: MANLLRLGHDGTATFVGVVDVADVDVPVPAYPDLPALAAEVHPEVVVISSPPATHRELALSAFELGCDVLVEKPALLSVADFDEISAAAAGRGLVCQVGFQSQGTGTYRRLCSLIGSGALGEIAGIGAAGRWVRTDSYYERAEWAGRQGEDGCLVNPFAHALQNALLLADVEERTDITVELELFRCRDTITADDTACVRVTSDGAPPVVVATTLCAQTSLPPVVLVHGSLGQAVWWYDDDSLMVNDHKMAVPPPVDLLENLIRHRQTGEPLVAPLAAARAFTAVVEACGKADVPVLPARRDADRVVLDGIDEVVVRAAEKIATFAELGCGFGR, encoded by the coding sequence GTGGCGAACCTCCTCCGGCTCGGCCACGACGGGACCGCGACGTTCGTGGGCGTGGTGGACGTGGCCGACGTCGACGTGCCGGTGCCGGCCTACCCGGACCTGCCGGCGCTGGCGGCCGAGGTGCACCCGGAGGTCGTGGTGATCTCCTCGCCGCCCGCGACGCACCGCGAGCTCGCGCTGAGCGCGTTCGAGCTCGGCTGTGACGTGCTGGTGGAGAAGCCGGCGCTGCTGAGCGTCGCCGACTTCGACGAGATCTCCGCCGCGGCGGCCGGGCGCGGGCTGGTGTGCCAGGTCGGGTTCCAGTCGCAGGGCACCGGGACGTACCGGCGGCTGTGCTCGTTGATCGGCTCCGGCGCGCTGGGGGAGATCGCGGGCATCGGCGCGGCCGGGCGGTGGGTGCGGACCGACTCCTACTACGAGCGGGCCGAGTGGGCCGGGCGGCAGGGCGAGGACGGGTGCCTGGTCAACCCGTTCGCGCACGCGTTGCAGAACGCGTTGCTGCTGGCGGACGTCGAGGAACGGACCGACATCACCGTCGAGCTGGAGCTGTTCCGGTGCCGCGACACGATCACCGCCGACGACACGGCGTGCGTGCGCGTGACATCGGACGGTGCGCCGCCCGTGGTGGTGGCGACGACGTTGTGCGCGCAGACATCGTTGCCACCGGTCGTGCTCGTGCACGGATCGCTGGGTCAGGCCGTGTGGTGGTACGACGACGACAGCCTGATGGTCAACGACCACAAGATGGCCGTCCCTCCGCCCGTGGACCTGTTGGAGAACCTCATTCGGCACCGTCAGACCGGGGAACCGCTCGTGGCGCCATTGGCCGCGGCGCGCGCGTTCACCGCCGTGGTGGAGGCGTGCGGCAAGGCCGACGTGCCGGTCCTGCCCGCCCGCCGCGACGCCGACCGCGTGGTGCTCGACGGAATCGACGAGGTGGTGGTGCGCGCCGCCGAGAAGATCGCTACCTTCGCGGAACTCGGTTGCGGTTTCGGAAGGTAG
- a CDS encoding TetR/AcrR family transcriptional regulator — MSARTTATKQKLFDAALKLVGERGAASVTVDEIAAEAGVAKGTIYYNFASKDALVEALLHHGVEILAGRLRSAESAESSEDSLEALVDQMLGFWAEYPAFGQLLVSELWRTPGQWHGTLSLLRDDIVSIVRGQMKRLADAGRLPEGVEVGTASAALFGTLLVIALDWQVFQPERSRAEVRESVMLLVRGLGQARRPGPADG, encoded by the coding sequence GTGAGCGCGCGGACGACGGCGACGAAGCAGAAGCTCTTCGACGCGGCGTTGAAGCTGGTCGGCGAACGGGGCGCGGCCTCGGTGACGGTCGACGAGATCGCCGCGGAGGCGGGCGTCGCCAAGGGCACGATCTACTACAACTTCGCCTCGAAGGACGCGCTGGTAGAGGCGCTGCTGCACCACGGGGTGGAGATCCTCGCGGGCCGGCTGCGCTCGGCGGAGTCGGCCGAGTCGTCGGAGGACTCGCTGGAGGCGCTGGTCGACCAGATGCTCGGCTTCTGGGCCGAGTACCCGGCGTTCGGCCAGTTGCTGGTGTCGGAGCTGTGGCGGACGCCGGGCCAGTGGCACGGGACGTTGTCGCTGCTGCGCGACGACATCGTGTCGATCGTGCGCGGTCAGATGAAGCGCCTGGCCGACGCGGGCCGCCTGCCGGAGGGCGTGGAGGTCGGCACCGCGTCGGCGGCGTTGTTCGGCACGCTGCTCGTGATCGCGCTCGACTGGCAGGTGTTCCAGCCGGAGCGGTCACGGGCGGAGGTGCGCGAGTCGGTCATGCTCCTGGTGCGTGGACTCGGACAGGCCCGCCGTCCTGGACCGGCGGACGGCTGA
- a CDS encoding YhgE/Pip family protein gives MSALRMAFNELRRITSGTLPRLAVLALALVPLLYASLYLYANKDPYANLNNVPAALVVQDRGTQDLNAGKDVADELLNGKKFNWQVVASGEEADEGVRKGKYVFALTLPEDFSEALTSPADMKPRQGVLTLTTNDANNYLGSTIANQVVSEVRRAVTEKVSTEAADRLLLGFSTIRQETTKAADGATQLADGNAQLRDKLTELDTGVQQLSTGAATAATGAAQLRDGLHELRSQTQPLPAGAQKVADGARQVADGNETAAAEAEAYAKLAQTLVGGLDQLNGDVANRLRALGFTEEQVQRVMTTLTQARQPLDNANGKVQGAAGNLRKLATGADQVADGAAQLSSKMPALVDGIAKLDDGATKLADGNAQLRTGLQQAATGTPQLKDGAAKLADGSAQLRDGLTGGVGKIPNADDPTREAIAKAIGDPVAVKGLSQTKAATYGAGLAPFFLGLATWIGAFVLFLLLRPLSRRALAAGQSALRVALGGWLPGALLGVVQVLVMFSVVRFVVDIEPSNPIGTFAFLVLMSLTFVAILHALNAAFGAVGKFLGLILLILQLVSAGGTFPWQTIPVPLYPLHYGLPMGYAVDGLRHLMYGGDLGSVGQDALILLAWLAGALALSSVAAYKQRVWTPSKLKPELVL, from the coding sequence ATGAGCGCCCTTCGCATGGCCTTCAACGAACTGCGCCGGATCACCTCCGGCACCCTGCCCCGGCTCGCGGTCCTCGCACTGGCCCTGGTGCCGCTGCTGTACGCGTCGCTCTACCTGTACGCCAACAAGGACCCGTACGCGAACCTGAACAACGTCCCGGCCGCGCTGGTCGTGCAGGACCGCGGCACCCAGGACCTCAACGCCGGCAAGGACGTCGCCGACGAGCTGCTCAACGGCAAGAAGTTCAACTGGCAGGTCGTCGCGAGCGGCGAGGAGGCCGACGAGGGCGTGCGCAAGGGCAAGTACGTCTTCGCGCTGACGTTGCCGGAGGACTTCTCCGAGGCGCTCACCTCACCGGCGGACATGAAGCCGCGCCAGGGCGTGCTCACCCTCACGACCAACGACGCCAACAACTACCTCGGCAGCACCATCGCGAACCAGGTCGTCTCCGAAGTGCGCCGGGCGGTGACCGAGAAGGTCTCCACCGAGGCCGCCGACCGGTTGCTGCTCGGCTTCTCCACGATCCGCCAGGAGACCACCAAGGCCGCGGACGGCGCCACCCAGCTGGCCGACGGCAACGCCCAGCTGCGCGACAAGCTGACCGAGCTCGACACCGGCGTGCAGCAGCTCTCCACCGGCGCCGCGACCGCCGCGACCGGTGCCGCCCAGCTGCGCGACGGCCTGCACGAGCTCCGGTCACAGACCCAGCCGCTGCCCGCCGGTGCGCAGAAGGTCGCCGACGGCGCGCGTCAGGTCGCGGACGGCAACGAGACCGCCGCGGCCGAGGCCGAGGCGTACGCGAAGCTGGCCCAGACCCTCGTCGGCGGGCTCGACCAGCTCAACGGGGACGTCGCGAACCGGTTGCGCGCTCTGGGGTTCACCGAGGAACAGGTGCAGCGCGTGATGACCACCCTCACCCAGGCTCGCCAGCCGCTCGACAACGCCAACGGCAAGGTCCAGGGCGCGGCCGGCAACCTGCGCAAGCTCGCGACCGGCGCGGACCAGGTCGCGGATGGCGCCGCGCAGCTGTCGTCGAAGATGCCCGCCCTGGTGGACGGCATCGCGAAGCTCGACGACGGCGCCACCAAGCTCGCCGACGGCAACGCGCAGCTCCGCACCGGCCTGCAACAGGCGGCGACCGGCACTCCGCAGCTCAAGGACGGTGCCGCGAAGCTCGCGGACGGGTCGGCCCAGCTGCGCGACGGCCTGACCGGCGGCGTCGGCAAGATCCCGAACGCCGACGACCCGACGCGTGAGGCGATCGCGAAGGCCATTGGTGACCCGGTGGCGGTGAAGGGCCTGTCGCAGACGAAGGCGGCCACTTATGGCGCCGGTCTGGCTCCGTTCTTCCTCGGCCTTGCGACGTGGATCGGAGCGTTCGTGCTCTTCCTGCTGCTGCGCCCGCTCTCACGCCGTGCGCTGGCCGCTGGCCAATCGGCGTTGCGCGTGGCGTTGGGCGGCTGGCTGCCGGGTGCGTTGCTCGGTGTCGTGCAGGTGCTCGTGATGTTTTCGGTCGTGCGGTTCGTGGTGGACATCGAGCCGTCGAACCCCATCGGCACGTTCGCGTTCCTCGTGCTGATGTCACTCACGTTCGTCGCGATCCTGCACGCACTGAACGCCGCGTTCGGTGCCGTCGGCAAGTTCCTGGGCCTGATCCTGCTCATCCTGCAGCTGGTCAGCGCGGGTGGCACGTTCCCGTGGCAGACGATCCCGGTGCCGCTGTACCCGCTGCACTACGGCCTGCCGATGGGCTACGCGGTCGACGGTCTGCGTCATCTGATGTACGGCGGCGACCTGGGCAGCGTGGGTCAGGACGCCCTGATCCTTCTCGCCTGGCTGGCCGGGGCCCTAGCCTTGTCGTCCGTGGCGGCCTACAAGCAGCGGGTGTGGACACCCTCGAAGCTCAAGCCGGAGCTCGTGCTGTGA
- a CDS encoding ABC transporter ATP-binding protein, with product MEIRAHRAGVNGAHGPLLRPTSLTVKPGELTLVAGDPGTGHTALGLLLSGRMKPSTGTVTPDLKTLRRLVVLVDAPEVNEPEDALTLAAVVGEELAMNDMPSGKKAVHDWLVEHAADEHASKRFEFVPPQTRCAVMLELAAARPDVTTLVLDCPDRYHPNPREWFALAHDHVTPERSVVALCSNSSAQLLDIPHARLGEDNDTKMEITA from the coding sequence GTGGAGATCCGCGCTCACCGCGCCGGCGTCAACGGGGCTCATGGTCCCCTGCTCCGCCCGACCTCGCTGACCGTGAAGCCGGGCGAGCTGACCCTCGTCGCGGGCGACCCCGGCACCGGTCACACGGCTCTCGGCCTGCTGCTCTCCGGCCGGATGAAGCCCTCCACCGGCACCGTCACGCCGGACCTCAAGACGCTGCGCAGGCTCGTCGTCCTCGTCGACGCCCCCGAGGTGAACGAGCCGGAGGACGCGCTCACGCTGGCCGCCGTCGTCGGCGAGGAGCTCGCCATGAACGACATGCCCTCCGGCAAGAAGGCCGTGCACGACTGGTTGGTCGAGCACGCGGCCGATGAACACGCATCGAAGCGGTTTGAGTTCGTGCCACCGCAGACGCGGTGCGCCGTGATGCTCGAACTGGCCGCCGCACGCCCTGACGTGACGACGCTGGTCCTCGACTGCCCGGACCGCTACCACCCGAATCCGCGCGAGTGGTTCGCCTTGGCGCATGACCACGTGACCCCCGAACGGTCCGTGGTCGCCCTGTGCTCGAACTCCTCCGCTCAGCTCCTCGACATCCCGCACGCGCGCCTTGGTGAGGACAACGACACCAAGATGGAGATCACCGCATGA
- a CDS encoding GNAT family N-acetyltransferase — translation MSSARGLVAAQSARFAALDPLLPPAAEPPGDGHVVTAALADGTRVAGVICHESFEPHSTTRLWSAAEVWELLPLVGTAQGMDALLSRFRRYLDTQEIGEDTACVVHWPSRDTVAARAFLDHGLVPLSVLGVRLRTPVSPMPRTLTIRRATLSDLDSVVELSLAELEYSSLVGSTIVRPEAPALKRRALTERLNNASPIWLAERDGIAVGLVECAIVVSEPGTSAALRLPQGRWGYVNCVSVLPGARGSGVGQQLVAHAHHELHRTGVVGTYLYYNPPNPLSSVFWPRQGYRPLWTVWEVRPASGLR, via the coding sequence ATGAGCTCGGCACGCGGACTCGTGGCGGCCCAGTCAGCACGCTTCGCCGCACTGGACCCGCTGCTGCCCCCTGCCGCCGAGCCCCCTGGCGACGGCCACGTGGTCACCGCCGCGCTCGCCGACGGCACCCGCGTGGCCGGGGTGATCTGCCACGAGTCGTTCGAGCCGCACTCCACGACGAGGCTGTGGAGCGCGGCCGAGGTCTGGGAGCTGCTGCCACTGGTCGGCACCGCCCAGGGCATGGACGCGCTGCTCAGCCGGTTCCGCCGGTACCTCGACACGCAGGAGATAGGTGAGGACACGGCGTGCGTCGTGCACTGGCCGAGCCGTGACACGGTCGCAGCGCGCGCGTTCCTCGACCACGGCCTGGTGCCGTTGTCGGTGCTCGGCGTCCGGTTGCGCACCCCCGTGTCACCCATGCCGCGCACGCTCACGATCCGCCGCGCCACCCTGAGCGACCTGGACAGCGTGGTGGAGCTGTCGCTGGCCGAGCTGGAGTACTCGTCCCTGGTCGGCTCCACGATCGTGCGACCGGAGGCCCCGGCCCTCAAACGGCGCGCGCTCACCGAACGCCTGAACAACGCGAGCCCGATCTGGCTGGCCGAGCGCGACGGCATCGCGGTCGGCCTCGTCGAGTGCGCGATCGTGGTGTCCGAGCCGGGCACCAGCGCGGCGCTGCGGCTCCCCCAAGGCCGCTGGGGGTACGTGAACTGCGTCTCGGTGCTGCCCGGCGCCCGCGGCAGCGGCGTCGGGCAGCAGCTCGTCGCCCACGCCCACCATGAGCTGCATCGCACGGGCGTGGTCGGCACCTACCTCTACTACAACCCGCCGAACCCGTTGAGCAGCGTGTTCTGGCCACGTCAGGGCTACCGCCCGCTGTGGACCGTCTGGGAAGTACGCCCCGCCTCCGGCCTTCGGTGA
- a CDS encoding class I SAM-dependent methyltransferase produces MSNQHASAEQALGTAGIVKRGAGAAESRVANRIWWDADADSYHDTHGDFLGAADFVWCPEGLREEDTRFLGEVAGQRILEVGSGSAPCARWLKANGADVTALDISEGMLRHARENNAKTGIDVPLVQASADQLPFRTATFDGACSAFGAVPFVADVQQVFSEVARVLRPGAPWVFAVNHPMRWIFPDDPGPLGLTVTQSYFDRTPYVEVDAQGQATYVEHHRTLGDYVRALTATGFALEDLVEPEWPKGHTRNWGQWSPLRGKLFPGTAIFRTRLTS; encoded by the coding sequence GTGTCCAACCAGCACGCGAGCGCGGAACAAGCGCTCGGCACGGCCGGCATCGTCAAGCGCGGTGCCGGCGCCGCCGAGTCACGCGTGGCGAACCGCATCTGGTGGGACGCGGACGCGGACTCCTACCACGACACGCACGGCGACTTCCTGGGCGCGGCGGACTTCGTCTGGTGCCCGGAGGGCCTCCGCGAGGAGGACACCCGCTTTCTCGGAGAAGTCGCAGGTCAGCGCATCCTGGAGGTGGGCAGCGGCAGTGCCCCGTGCGCCCGCTGGCTCAAGGCGAACGGCGCCGACGTGACCGCGCTCGACATCTCCGAGGGCATGCTCCGCCACGCGCGCGAGAACAACGCCAAGACCGGCATCGACGTCCCGCTGGTGCAGGCGAGCGCGGACCAGCTGCCGTTCCGGACCGCCACCTTCGACGGCGCCTGCTCGGCGTTCGGGGCCGTCCCGTTCGTCGCGGACGTCCAGCAGGTCTTCAGCGAGGTCGCCCGCGTGCTCCGGCCGGGCGCGCCGTGGGTGTTCGCCGTCAACCACCCGATGCGGTGGATCTTCCCCGACGACCCCGGCCCGCTCGGGCTCACGGTCACCCAGTCGTACTTCGACCGCACCCCCTACGTGGAGGTGGACGCGCAGGGCCAGGCCACCTACGTCGAGCACCACCGCACGCTCGGCGACTACGTCAGGGCGCTCACGGCGACCGGCTTCGCGCTGGAGGACCTCGTCGAGCCGGAGTGGCCGAAGGGGCACACCCGCAACTGGGGCCAGTGGAGCCCTCTGCGGGGCAAGCTCTTCCCCGGCACCGCGATCTTCCGCACCCGTCTGACGTCGTAG
- the rpsA gene encoding 30S ribosomal protein S1, translating into MSTDTTTAPVAAAPKQVAINDIGTEEDFLAAIDATIKYFNDGDIVEGTIVKVDRDEVLLDIGYKTEGVIPSRELSIKHDVDPNEVVKVGDEVEALVLQKEDKEGRLILSKKRAQYERAWGTIEALKEKDEPVKGTVIEVVKGGLILDIGLRGFLPASLVEMRRVRDLQPYVGRELEAKIIELDKNRNNVVLSRRAWLEQTQSEVRSEFLNQLQKGQVRKGVVSSIVNFGAFVDLGGVDGLVHVSELSWKHIDHPSEVVEVGQEVTVEVLDVDMERERVSLSLKATQEDPWRQFARTHAIGQIVPGKVTKLVPFGAFVRVDEGIEGLVHISELAERHVEIPEQVVQVGDDVMVKVIDIDLDRRRISLSLKQANEGFTVDTEFDPTQYGMAAEYDDQGNYIYPEGFDPETQEWQDGFDKQREEWERQYAEAHTRYEAHMKQIRKAAEAEEEATAEGAGNYTSGGDAPSASVGAPAQSGGTLASDEQLAALREKLSGGM; encoded by the coding sequence ATGTCCACCGACACCACCACCGCCCCCGTTGCCGCTGCGCCCAAGCAGGTCGCGATCAACGACATCGGGACGGAGGAGGACTTCCTCGCTGCTATCGACGCGACGATCAAGTACTTCAACGATGGCGACATCGTTGAAGGCACGATCGTCAAGGTCGACCGGGACGAGGTCCTGCTCGACATCGGCTACAAGACCGAGGGCGTCATCCCCTCGCGTGAACTGTCGATCAAGCACGACGTCGACCCCAACGAGGTCGTCAAGGTCGGTGACGAGGTCGAGGCACTTGTTCTCCAGAAGGAGGACAAGGAAGGCCGTCTGATCCTCTCCAAGAAGCGCGCCCAGTACGAGCGCGCCTGGGGCACCATCGAGGCCCTCAAGGAGAAGGACGAGCCCGTCAAGGGCACGGTCATCGAGGTCGTCAAGGGTGGTCTCATCCTGGACATCGGTCTCCGCGGCTTCCTCCCCGCCTCCCTCGTCGAGATGCGTCGCGTCCGCGACCTCCAGCCGTACGTCGGCCGTGAGCTCGAGGCGAAGATCATCGAGCTGGACAAGAACCGCAACAACGTGGTCCTGTCCCGCCGCGCGTGGCTGGAGCAGACCCAGTCCGAGGTCCGCAGCGAGTTCCTCAACCAGCTGCAGAAGGGCCAGGTCCGCAAGGGCGTCGTGTCCTCGATCGTCAACTTCGGTGCCTTCGTGGACCTGGGTGGCGTCGACGGTCTCGTCCACGTCTCGGAGCTGTCCTGGAAGCACATCGACCACCCGTCCGAGGTCGTCGAGGTCGGCCAGGAGGTCACGGTCGAGGTCCTGGACGTCGACATGGAGCGCGAGCGCGTCTCCCTGTCGCTGAAGGCGACCCAGGAAGACCCGTGGCGCCAGTTCGCCCGGACCCACGCGATCGGCCAGATCGTGCCGGGCAAGGTCACCAAGCTGGTTCCGTTCGGTGCGTTCGTCCGCGTGGACGAGGGCATCGAGGGCCTGGTCCACATCTCCGAGCTGGCCGAGCGCCACGTCGAGATCCCGGAGCAGGTCGTCCAGGTCGGCGACGACGTCATGGTCAAGGTCATCGACATCGACCTCGACCGCCGTCGCATCTCGCTGTCGCTCAAGCAGGCCAACGAGGGCTTCACGGTCGACACCGAGTTCGACCCGACCCAGTACGGCATGGCCGCCGAGTACGACGACCAGGGCAACTACATCTACCCCGAGGGCTTCGACCCGGAGACCCAGGAGTGGCAGGACGGCTTCGACAAGCAGCGTGAGGAGTGGGAGCGCCAGTACGCCGAGGCGCACACTCGTTACGAGGCCCACATGAAGCAGATCCGCAAGGCCGCCGAGGCCGAGGAAGAGGCAACGGCCGAGGGTGCGGGCAACTACACCTCCGGTGGCGACGCCCCGTCCGCTTCGGTGGGCGCGCCGGCTCAGTCCGGTGGCACGCTGGCCTCTGACGAGCAGCTCGCGGCGCTCCGCGAGAAGCTGTCGGGCGGCATGTGA
- a CDS encoding MerR family transcriptional regulator — MRIGDLARRTGVSQRLLRYYEEQDLLTPTRLPSGYREYTEDDVLRVAHIRNLLAAGLSTATIADVLPCMGVDGERLIASICPELVDELLVERARISESIAALVAAQSALDTIINARPAASSPAEPAAAGSS; from the coding sequence ATGCGAATAGGCGACCTCGCCCGACGCACGGGCGTCAGCCAACGGCTGCTGCGCTACTACGAGGAACAAGACCTGCTGACGCCGACGCGTCTGCCCAGCGGCTACCGCGAGTACACCGAAGACGACGTCCTGCGGGTCGCCCACATCCGCAACCTGCTCGCGGCGGGCCTGTCGACGGCCACGATCGCCGACGTGCTGCCGTGCATGGGCGTGGACGGCGAACGCCTCATCGCCTCGATCTGCCCCGAGCTCGTCGACGAACTGCTCGTGGAACGCGCCCGCATCTCCGAGTCCATCGCCGCCCTGGTCGCCGCCCAGTCCGCTTTGGACACGATCATCAACGCTAGACCGGCGGCGTCATCGCCCGCTGAGCCAGCGGCGGCAGGATCTTCATGA
- a CDS encoding MFS transporter: MTVRSTERAWLGLAVLTLPTALLAMDITILYLASPHLARSLQPTGTELLWILDSYGFVLAALLIPMGVLGDRIGRRRLLLIGAGAFAVASVGAAYAPTPEALIAARALLGVAGSTLMPSTLALISSLFPDPVRRGTAIGVWAAAMSGGVALGPVVGGLLLQTWWWGAAFLIAVPVMGLLLVFGPFVLPEHRGPAQRVDLVSVALVLVATVLTVYGIKHFDVVPALAGVVVAVVFVRRQGKVERPLVDVGLFRGRFGRAIVVLVVDAALTAGVYLLVTRQLQERWSPLEAGLWLLPAAVAMVVTSVLAPRLAARFGGGRVVAVSLLVAAVGFVLVPHAVVVGILVVYLGQGPVMALSTDLVVGAAPREKAGAAAALSETGTEFGLALGVAVIGTAAAAASFGAIGVVAAVISVLLAVVARLT, encoded by the coding sequence ATGACTGTGAGATCAACTGAACGGGCCTGGCTCGGGCTCGCCGTCCTCACCCTGCCGACGGCCTTGCTGGCCATGGACATCACGATCCTCTACCTCGCGTCCCCGCACCTCGCGCGGAGCCTGCAGCCGACCGGCACGGAGCTGCTCTGGATCCTCGACAGCTACGGGTTCGTGCTCGCGGCGCTGCTCATCCCGATGGGCGTGCTCGGTGACCGCATCGGGCGGCGGAGGTTGTTGCTCATCGGTGCCGGCGCGTTCGCGGTCGCGTCGGTCGGAGCTGCCTACGCGCCGACGCCGGAAGCGCTGATCGCGGCACGGGCGCTGCTGGGTGTGGCCGGGTCGACGTTGATGCCCTCGACGCTCGCCCTCATCAGTTCGCTCTTCCCCGATCCGGTGCGCCGGGGCACGGCGATCGGGGTGTGGGCGGCGGCGATGTCGGGTGGTGTCGCGCTTGGGCCCGTGGTCGGTGGGCTGCTGCTGCAGACGTGGTGGTGGGGAGCGGCGTTTCTGATCGCGGTGCCGGTCATGGGGCTGTTGCTGGTCTTCGGGCCGTTCGTGCTGCCGGAACACCGTGGGCCTGCACAGCGCGTGGACCTGGTGAGCGTGGCGTTGGTACTGGTGGCGACGGTGCTGACCGTTTACGGCATCAAGCACTTCGACGTGGTCCCCGCGCTCGCCGGGGTGGTGGTCGCGGTGGTCTTCGTGCGGCGGCAGGGGAAGGTCGAACGGCCGCTCGTGGACGTCGGGTTGTTCCGCGGGCGGTTCGGGCGGGCGATCGTGGTGCTGGTGGTGGACGCGGCGCTGACGGCGGGTGTGTACCTGCTGGTGACGCGGCAGCTGCAGGAACGGTGGTCGCCGTTGGAGGCCGGGCTGTGGTTGTTGCCGGCCGCGGTGGCCATGGTCGTCACGTCGGTGCTCGCGCCGAGGCTTGCCGCGCGGTTCGGTGGTGGGCGGGTGGTGGCGGTGTCGTTGCTGGTGGCGGCGGTGGGATTCGTGCTCGTGCCGCACGCGGTGGTGGTGGGGATCCTCGTGGTCTACCTGGGGCAGGGGCCGGTGATGGCGTTGAGCACCGACCTCGTCGTCGGGGCGGCGCCGCGGGAGAAGGCGGGTGCGGCGGCGGCGTTGTCGGAGACCGGGACCGAGTTCGGGCTGGCGCTCGGCGTCGCGGTGATCGGGACGGCGGCTGCCGCCGCGAGCTTCGGTGCGATCGGGGTCGTGGCGGCGGTGATCTCGGTTCTGCTCGCCGTCGTCGCCCGGCTAACCTGA